The following coding sequences lie in one Nitrososphaerota archaeon genomic window:
- a CDS encoding DNA-directed RNA polymerase subunit P — MSGERKILYQCLKCGFIFEEEKVSKRISDTRCPSCGYYVIKKIRGRTAKIITTSKLEEEEKLV; from the coding sequence ATGAGTGGAGAAAGAAAGATATTGTATCAATGTCTAAAGTGTGGATTTATTTTTGAGGAAGAAAAAGTTTCTAAAAGAATAAGCGATACAAGATGCCCTTCTTGTGGATACTATGTAATAAAAAAAATTAGAGGAAGAACTGCAAAAATAATTACAACCTCGAAACTTGAAGAAGAAGAAAAATTAGTATAA
- the pth2 gene encoding peptidyl-tRNA hydrolase Pth2 — protein sequence MESYKQVIIVRKDISMSAGKLATQVAHAAIGSYKLCDKKIIEKWEENGAKKIVVEVDNLEELLKLEEKAKKMNIPNFLVIDAGLTEFPEPTITCLGLGPEEEKKINKITGNLRLLK from the coding sequence TTGGAATCATATAAGCAAGTAATAATCGTTAGGAAAGATATTAGTATGAGCGCTGGAAAGCTTGCAACGCAAGTAGCGCATGCTGCGATAGGATCTTATAAATTATGTGATAAAAAAATTATTGAAAAATGGGAAGAAAATGGTGCAAAAAAAATTGTAGTTGAAGTTGATAATTTAGAAGAATTATTAAAACTTGAAGAAAAAGCTAAAAAAATGAATATTCCTAATTTTTTAGTAATAGATGCTGGACTTACAGAATTTCCAGAACCTACTATTACTTGTTTAGGTTTAGGTCCTGAAGAAGAAAAGAAAATAAATAAAATTACTGGAAATCTTAGATTATTAAAATAG
- a CDS encoding S-adenosyl-l-methionine hydroxide adenosyltransferase family protein: protein MFKKRPIIALLTDFGYEDPYISEMKAVILSIERSVEVIDVTHSIPSYDVYTGAFILSLVAPYFPKDTIFVAVVDPGVGSIRKSIIIETEKKIFIGPDNGLLVPAAEKNGIKNIYEISEKFLPKRETETFHGRDIFSVIAGYIAKGIKPSKLGIRIDKIVRIKEEKALIEKNKIIAKVLYIDKFGNIITNITKEDINSIHSTNNVYRIKFKEKSIEIPLKKFYSEVPEKSPLLVFGGTGFLEISINLGNASKTFGINIGDRIEIYPIV, encoded by the coding sequence ATGTTTAAGAAAAGACCGATCATAGCTTTATTAACAGATTTTGGTTATGAAGACCCTTATATTTCAGAAATGAAAGCAGTAATACTTTCTATTGAAAGAAGTGTTGAAGTAATTGATGTTACACATTCTATTCCAAGTTATGATGTTTACACAGGAGCTTTTATTTTATCATTAGTTGCACCATATTTTCCTAAGGATACGATTTTTGTAGCAGTAGTCGATCCAGGAGTAGGTTCAATTAGAAAATCAATTATTATAGAAACAGAAAAGAAAATTTTCATTGGACCTGATAATGGTTTATTAGTGCCTGCTGCTGAAAAAAATGGAATAAAAAATATTTATGAAATTTCTGAGAAATTTTTACCTAAAAGAGAAACAGAGACTTTTCATGGAAGAGATATTTTTAGTGTAATTGCAGGATATATAGCAAAAGGAATTAAACCTTCTAAATTGGGAATAAGAATAGATAAAATTGTTAGAATTAAAGAAGAGAAAGCTTTAATTGAAAAAAATAAAATTATAGCTAAAGTTTTATACATAGATAAATTTGGAAATATCATAACGAATATCACAAAGGAAGATATAAATAGCATACATTCAACTAATAATGTTTATAGGATTAAATTTAAAGAAAAAAGCATAGAGATACCTCTAAAGAAATTTTATTCGGAAGTACCTGAAAAATCCCCCCTTTTAGTTTTTGGAGGAACAGGTTTTCTTGAAATATCAATAAATCTCGGAAATGCTTCTAAAACTTTTGGAATAAATATAGGAGATAGAATAGAAATATATCCAATTGTCTAA
- the gyaR gene encoding glyoxylate reductase, with protein MKPKIFISRKIPDRGLNKIKEYFEVDLWPKYAPPSKTQIIKRIKNVDGMVSLLSDKIDAEVMDAAPYLSIIAQLAVGYDNIDINEATKRGIYVTNTPEVLTETTADFAWALMMAVARRVVEADNYVRKGKWKVGWHPEMLLGYDIHGSTLGIVGLGRIGSAIARRAKGFNMKILYYDAIRREDIEKELGIIYADLNNLLKESDIITLHVPLTNETKHLINEEKLKLMKKNAILINTSRGPVIDEKALYKALKEKWIAGAGLDVFEKEPTPKTNPLLKLSNIVVAPHIASASYETRSRMAELVAENLIAFHKGEKPPTLVNKEVLNVRPIKWKRES; from the coding sequence ATGAAACCAAAAATATTTATTTCAAGAAAAATACCTGATAGAGGACTTAATAAAATAAAAGAATATTTTGAAGTCGATCTATGGCCTAAATATGCTCCACCATCAAAAACACAAATAATCAAAAGAATAAAAAATGTTGATGGGATGGTTTCTCTTCTTTCAGATAAAATAGATGCTGAAGTAATGGACGCAGCTCCATATTTATCTATTATAGCTCAATTAGCTGTTGGGTATGATAATATAGATATTAATGAAGCTACTAAAAGAGGGATATATGTTACAAATACTCCTGAAGTATTAACTGAAACAACAGCTGATTTTGCATGGGCATTAATGATGGCTGTTGCACGTAGAGTTGTTGAAGCTGACAATTATGTACGTAAAGGGAAATGGAAAGTTGGATGGCATCCTGAAATGCTTCTTGGATATGATATACATGGTTCAACCCTCGGGATAGTTGGATTAGGAAGAATTGGATCTGCTATTGCAAGAAGAGCAAAAGGGTTCAATATGAAAATATTATACTATGATGCTATAAGAAGAGAAGATATAGAGAAAGAATTAGGAATAATATATGCTGATTTAAACAATCTTTTAAAAGAATCTGATATTATTACATTGCATGTTCCATTAACAAATGAAACAAAGCATTTAATAAATGAAGAAAAATTGAAATTAATGAAGAAGAATGCAATTCTTATAAATACTTCAAGAGGTCCAGTAATAGATGAAAAAGCATTATATAAAGCATTAAAAGAGAAATGGATTGCAGGAGCAGGATTGGATGTTTTTGAGAAAGAACCAACTCCTAAAACTAATCCTTTATTAAAACTTTCTAATATAGTAGTAGCTCCTCATATTGCTAGTGCAAGTTATGAAACTAGATCTAGAATGGCTGAACTTGTTGCAGAAAATCTTATTGCTTTTCATAAAGGTGAAAAACCACCTACACTTGTTAATAAAGAAGTATTGAATGTTAGACCAATAAAATGGAAAAGAGAATCTTAA
- a CDS encoding glycine cleavage system protein H: protein MIEVDGYKILENLLYSKDHTWAKIEGDKAKVGITDYGQKSAGKIMFVRFRPRGTISQSQGIGTIETAKWVGVVKSPVSGEIIEINPKLRDNPSLINESPYEDGWVAIIKLSKFEEDKKNLMTAEEAAKWLKEEISKIKK from the coding sequence ATGATAGAAGTAGATGGATATAAAATTCTTGAAAATTTGCTTTATAGCAAAGATCATACATGGGCTAAAATCGAAGGAGATAAAGCAAAAGTAGGAATTACTGATTATGGTCAAAAATCAGCTGGTAAAATAATGTTTGTTAGGTTCAGGCCTAGGGGAACAATCTCTCAATCACAAGGAATTGGAACTATTGAAACTGCAAAATGGGTTGGTGTCGTAAAATCTCCTGTTTCAGGAGAAATAATTGAAATAAATCCTAAATTAAGAGATAATCCAAGCTTAATAAATGAGAGTCCATATGAAGATGGTTGGGTTGCAATAATAAAATTATCAAAATTTGAAGAAGATAAAAAGAATTTAATGACTGCAGAAGAAGCAGCTAAATGGTTAAAAGAAGAGATATCAAAAATCAAAAAGTAA
- a CDS encoding LAGLIDADG family homing endonuclease codes for MFGLIESTLPLGKVNKFDGKSSPELSYVIGTILGDGSIYFSGEDYRLELSVKDKEFAEEFGKCLAKILRKNKPYKPRWSEKGKRWTVEVRSILLYKFLSRSLEELKMYIEHSRNCASTFLRALFDGEACSHVNAKRHRRELKLCNTNIELLNYAKYLLKRYFNINATGPTF; via the coding sequence GTGTTTGGATTAATAGAAAGCACCCTTCCACTTGGAAAAGTTAATAAATTTGACGGCAAATCTTCACCAGAGCTAAGTTATGTTATTGGTACAATACTTGGTGATGGTTCTATATACTTTAGTGGTGAAGATTATCGTCTAGAATTATCTGTTAAAGACAAAGAATTTGCTGAGGAATTCGGAAAATGCTTAGCTAAAATACTAAGAAAAAATAAGCCATACAAACCACGTTGGAGTGAAAAAGGAAAAAGATGGACAGTAGAAGTTCGTAGTATTCTACTTTATAAATTCCTAAGCAGATCTTTAGAAGAATTAAAGATGTATATCGAACATTCCAGAAATTGTGCTTCTACATTTCTAAGAGCATTGTTTGATGGGGAAGCATGCTCACATGTAAATGCAAAGCGTCATAGGCGAGAATTAAAGCTCTGTAATACAAATATAGAACTACTAAATTATGCTAAATATCTATTAAAGCGGTACTTTAATATCAATGCTACAGGGCCCACATTTTAA
- a CDS encoding nicotinamide-nucleotide adenylyltransferase, producing the protein MKNKLRALYIGKFQPFHKGHLECIKKILNEVDELIIAVGSAQYSHTLENPFTAGERMDMIRAALEENGMDAKRFWIIAIPDVGTHSIWVAHLKSLCPNFSIVYTNNSLVKILFEENGFKVREIPLFDRKKFSATEVRRRIISNEPWEELVPTSVAKFIKDIKGDKRLRELFKKDIV; encoded by the coding sequence ATGAAAAATAAATTAAGAGCATTATATATAGGTAAATTCCAACCATTTCATAAAGGACATTTGGAATGTATAAAGAAAATACTAAATGAAGTTGATGAATTAATAATTGCCGTAGGTAGTGCTCAATATAGTCATACATTAGAAAATCCATTTACTGCTGGTGAAAGGATGGACATGATTAGGGCAGCTCTTGAAGAAAATGGTATGGATGCTAAAAGATTTTGGATAATAGCTATTCCGGATGTTGGTACACATTCTATATGGGTGGCACATTTAAAATCTTTATGTCCTAATTTTTCAATAGTATATACAAATAATTCATTAGTAAAAATATTGTTTGAAGAAAATGGTTTTAAAGTACGTGAAATCCCTCTTTTTGATAGAAAAAAATTTTCTGCAACTGAAGTAAGAAGAAGAATTATTTCAAATGAACCTTGGGAAGAATTAGTACCCACTTCAGTTGCAAAATTTATTAAGGATATTAAAGGAGATAAAAGATTAAGAGAATTGTTTAAAAAGGATATAGTTTAG
- the rtcA gene encoding RNA 3'-terminal phosphate cyclase — translation MIEIDGSFGEGGGQILRNAISFSAVIGNPVRVYNIRAKRTPPGLRPQHLTAIKAVAKIVNANVKGLEVGSKEIFFYPGARNSGNFFFDAGTAASTTLILQSLMPVMAFSNGEIEIELRGGTNNPLAPPVEYLQEVLLPILKRMGYKGNVKLIKRGFYPKGQGIVKASSFPVEYLKPIELTDFGKVEYIKGLSYSSLLPDHIAKRVAQSAKQLLENSGYRNVEIDLEILQKDNPKCSISPGCGIILYAYLSSSAIVASDSLGKVGKPAEKVGFEAANELIKQLNTKSPIDKHLGDQLIIWISLAEGLSKIKVSELTLHTLTSIEICKKLIGANFKIHGKLGESALITCEGVGLKNKF, via the coding sequence ATGATTGAGATAGATGGTTCTTTTGGAGAAGGAGGTGGACAAATACTTAGAAATGCTATATCTTTTTCAGCAGTTATAGGTAATCCTGTAAGAGTTTATAATATAAGAGCTAAAAGAACTCCTCCAGGATTAAGGCCTCAACATTTAACAGCTATTAAAGCTGTTGCTAAAATTGTTAATGCTAATGTGAAAGGTTTAGAAGTTGGTTCAAAAGAAATATTTTTTTATCCAGGAGCAAGAAATAGTGGTAATTTCTTTTTTGATGCTGGTACTGCCGCTAGCACAACTTTAATTCTTCAAAGCTTAATGCCTGTCATGGCTTTTTCTAATGGAGAAATAGAAATCGAATTAAGAGGAGGAACAAATAATCCTCTTGCACCTCCTGTAGAATATCTTCAAGAAGTTTTATTACCCATATTAAAAAGAATGGGGTACAAAGGAAATGTTAAATTAATTAAAAGAGGATTTTATCCTAAGGGTCAAGGAATAGTTAAAGCTTCTTCATTTCCAGTAGAATATTTAAAACCAATTGAATTAACAGATTTTGGAAAAGTTGAATATATTAAAGGCCTGTCCTATAGTTCTTTACTTCCAGACCATATAGCTAAAAGAGTAGCTCAAAGTGCTAAACAATTATTAGAAAATTCAGGATATAGAAATGTTGAAATAGATTTAGAAATTCTTCAAAAAGATAATCCTAAATGCTCTATAAGCCCAGGATGTGGAATAATATTATATGCTTATTTATCATCAAGTGCAATCGTAGCTTCTGATAGTTTAGGTAAGGTCGGTAAACCAGCTGAAAAAGTTGGTTTTGAAGCAGCAAATGAATTGATTAAACAATTGAATACTAAATCTCCTATTGATAAACATTTAGGTGATCAACTTATAATATGGATTAGCTTAGCTGAAGGTTTATCTAAAATAAAAGTAAGTGAGCTTACATTACATACATTAACAAGTATTGAAATTTGTAAAAAATTAATTGGAGCAAATTTTAAAATACATGGAAAATTAGGAGAATCAGCGTTGATAACTTGTGAAGGTGTTGGTTTGAAAAATAAATTTTAA
- a CDS encoding mechanosensitive ion channel, with translation MFNHNIFEKLISINFSFSIMEYLPIIITSSIIILITLIVYLFFRKIIIKSIAVINKSIAYRIDLIGSIIIWIISFIILFKEFGIDFSSSIIIYSALILGLIISLRDVLSNIFAYFMINSSDIIRVGEVIKINEYNGKVVKINSLYTTIITHDYVVVNIPNNLLLHNIIENESRPGILLISIPIEIDPSRIDINEAKLIMLKSSEIAKTDLAPEKVPEVRVLRISSDRVILELRLYILNPAKKEAIEALLKDKIYQKIESLRK, from the coding sequence TTGTTTAATCATAATATTTTTGAAAAATTAATTTCAATAAATTTTTCATTTTCTATAATGGAATATTTACCTATAATTATAACTTCATCGATAATTATTTTAATAACACTTATAGTATACTTATTTTTTAGAAAAATTATTATAAAAAGTATAGCAGTAATAAATAAATCTATTGCTTATAGGATTGATTTAATAGGAAGCATAATTATATGGATTATTAGCTTTATAATATTATTTAAAGAATTTGGCATAGATTTCTCGTCAAGTATAATTATTTATTCTGCTTTAATACTTGGATTAATTATATCTTTGAGAGATGTTTTATCCAATATATTCGCTTATTTTATGATAAATTCATCAGATATTATTAGAGTTGGAGAAGTCATAAAAATTAATGAATATAATGGAAAAGTTGTTAAAATAAACTCATTATATACTACAATAATAACACATGATTATGTAGTAGTAAATATTCCAAATAATTTGCTTTTGCACAATATTATAGAAAATGAAAGCAGGCCTGGAATATTATTAATCTCAATTCCAATTGAAATAGATCCGAGTAGGATAGATATAAATGAAGCTAAATTAATAATGTTAAAAAGTTCTGAAATTGCTAAAACTGATTTAGCTCCTGAAAAAGTTCCAGAAGTGAGAGTTTTAAGAATATCTAGTGATAGAGTAATTCTTGAACTTAGACTATATATTCTTAATCCAGCTAAAAAGGAAGCAATTGAAGCACTTCTAAAAGATAAAATTTATCAGAAAATAGAAAGTTTGCGTAAGTAA
- a CDS encoding redoxin domain-containing protein, producing the protein MNLKLKEKIHISRTGISAGLFSALFLLFLILFIIGLSIYQELFITPSRTSTISETITNSTSLITTSPTTLISETITRFKASDAFLVSIDGKSFKISDYKGKIIIIDIMSIEVEECKIQHSYFKEILKEYNDKIAIISLDYSKEDNEEKLSAYISQNEIKWTVVYSKNIIASYQDKGGLPTLYIIDKDFNIVYERLGVASVSDLKKIINSLLSE; encoded by the coding sequence GTGAATTTAAAATTGAAAGAGAAAATTCATATTTCAAGAACTGGCATTTCAGCAGGTTTATTTTCTGCTCTCTTTTTATTATTCTTAATTTTATTTATCATAGGATTATCAATTTATCAAGAATTATTTATTACTCCATCAAGAACTTCAACAATATCCGAAACAATTACAAATTCTACTTCTTTAATAACTACTTCTCCAACTACTTTAATTTCTGAAACAATTACTAGGTTTAAAGCTTCAGATGCTTTTCTAGTAAGTATAGATGGAAAATCATTTAAAATAAGTGATTATAAAGGAAAAATAATAATTATTGATATCATGTCAATTGAAGTTGAAGAATGTAAAATTCAGCATTCTTATTTTAAAGAAATTCTTAAGGAATATAATGATAAAATAGCTATAATATCTTTAGACTATAGTAAAGAAGATAATGAAGAAAAATTAAGTGCTTATATTTCTCAAAATGAAATTAAATGGACAGTTGTTTACTCTAAAAATATTATAGCTTCTTATCAAGATAAAGGTGGTTTACCAACACTTTATATAATTGATAAAGATTTTAATATTGTATATGAAAGACTTGGGGTAGCAAGCGTAAGCGATTTAAAAAAGATAATCAATTCCTTATTATCAGAATAA
- a CDS encoding glycerate kinase, which produces MIIKNFNELIENASKEYKRARKLALISLDKAISAVLPKNLIHGKVLRKKNIIIFGKRKYNLNNYSEIVVLGIGKACVEMCEALLEILPDKISRGLLITKHEQVKKIDSRIEVLGAGHPIPDKKGEEAARKILELAKNVDKNSLTIFLVSGGGSALMPLPKEGLTLEDKIETTKLLLRSGATINEMNIVRKHLSAVKGGWIAKNSKSKNLVSLIISDIVGDPIHFIASGPTVPDPTTYEDAINVLNRRNLWNKVPENVRKHLLKGKNHEIEETPKPEDKAFRKVYNFIIGSNKDACKAAYNEAIKNGLKSIILTTHLEGEAREVGIVISSIAKDLYKNNFPLKKKSAIIIGGETTVTVKGSGKGGRNQECVLSTTIGLSGLKGVAFASIGTDGIDGITNAAGAITDGEIFEKAISKELNINEFLDNNDSYSFFEKIGDIIYTGPTGTNVGDIAILVYA; this is translated from the coding sequence ATGATTATAAAAAATTTTAATGAACTTATTGAAAACGCATCTAAAGAATATAAAAGAGCTAGAAAATTGGCATTAATTTCTCTTGATAAAGCCATATCAGCAGTATTACCTAAAAATCTTATACATGGAAAGGTTTTAAGAAAGAAGAATATTATTATTTTTGGAAAAAGAAAATACAATTTAAATAATTATAGTGAAATAGTTGTTCTTGGTATAGGAAAAGCATGTGTTGAAATGTGTGAAGCATTATTAGAAATTTTGCCAGATAAAATTTCTAGAGGTTTATTAATTACTAAACATGAGCAAGTTAAGAAAATAGATTCAAGAATAGAAGTTTTAGGAGCTGGACATCCAATACCTGATAAAAAAGGTGAAGAAGCTGCAAGAAAAATTCTTGAATTAGCGAAAAATGTTGATAAAAATTCTTTAACAATTTTCTTAGTTTCTGGAGGAGGTTCAGCATTAATGCCTTTACCTAAAGAAGGCTTAACTCTTGAAGATAAAATTGAAACAACTAAATTATTGCTTAGATCTGGAGCAACTATAAATGAAATGAATATTGTTAGAAAGCATTTATCAGCTGTAAAAGGAGGGTGGATTGCAAAAAATTCAAAGAGTAAAAATTTAGTAAGTTTAATAATTTCGGATATAGTTGGAGACCCTATTCATTTTATTGCTTCAGGCCCTACTGTTCCAGACCCTACAACATATGAAGACGCAATAAATGTGCTCAATAGAAGAAATTTATGGAATAAAGTTCCTGAAAATGTTAGAAAACATCTTTTAAAAGGGAAAAACCATGAAATTGAAGAAACTCCTAAACCAGAAGATAAAGCTTTCAGAAAAGTATACAATTTTATTATAGGAAGCAATAAAGACGCATGTAAAGCAGCTTATAATGAAGCTATAAAAAATGGTTTAAAAAGCATAATATTAACAACTCATTTAGAAGGAGAAGCTAGAGAAGTAGGTATAGTAATTTCTTCGATTGCCAAAGACCTTTATAAAAATAATTTTCCATTAAAGAAAAAATCTGCAATAATTATTGGAGGAGAGACAACTGTTACTGTAAAAGGATCTGGAAAAGGCGGAAGAAATCAAGAATGTGTTTTATCAACTACTATTGGGCTTTCTGGATTAAAAGGAGTTGCATTTGCATCGATTGGAACAGATGGAATAGATGGAATAACTAATGCTGCTGGAGCTATCACTGATGGGGAGATTTTTGAAAAAGCAATATCAAAAGAATTAAATATAAATGAATTTTTAGATAATAATGATTCATATAGCTTCTTTGAAAAAATTGGAGATATAATTTATACGGGTCCAACAGGAACTAATGTTGGAGATATAGCTATCTTAGTTTATGCTTAA
- a CDS encoding DUF1931 domain-containing protein codes for MSEEKKSLVVKSSVRELLGEMRVSEDFWEKLNQVVEREVKNAIERAKANDRKTVRGCDL; via the coding sequence ATGTCAGAAGAAAAGAAATCTTTAGTAGTAAAATCAAGTGTTAGAGAATTACTTGGAGAAATGAGAGTCTCAGAAGATTTTTGGGAAAAGCTCAATCAAGTTGTTGAAAGAGAAGTAAAAAATGCTATTGAAAGAGCAAAAGCAAACGACCGAAAAACAGTGAGAGGTTGCGATCTTTAA
- a CDS encoding AAA family ATPase, with amino-acid sequence MEKKEEAIQEIEEKYAINKTFLEEVILENFMSHEYSRIILKPGLNLILGPNGAGKSSILLGISVALGQTYTERGERLSQLIRRGAEAARVTVVLNNSKINGKRPFQNINTDKITITRYLKKSGDYWHLVNNRYMAKAEVEHLLKQAGINPDNALIIMHQNMVEQFTSKSDEEKLLMVEDAVGAKTLRERIIEAERKLTELVSEQKAIEKILEEAKMATDYWRNEYEKLMKLKNLQKQREEFEREYAWSIVIELENNLERIVKKIELYKEDLKEMNEKIIFLEEEIKNERNNFNSYLINLRALYFKLAELMKNNGNEKEKLLIEISTCEEKLIKSVDNLINKNTELAITKYKKREIEHELRKNEKNYEEINKNLEEKIIEANKKGERVKTLRKPMEIFSDIQHVNINIASLGTVNQEAEEMYILADSKYRETELKAKELNENIKKTLEEIEYRKKVWRDFIRKLVENVNPIFNGILSSIDASGKIVLRNLEDIRSAALEIYVGFKGAELTLLNSHTQSGGERIVSTMAFLLSLQKYMMSPFRAIDEFDVHLDPLYRERMLKMLLSIAYEDPNTQYIIITPGKVFVEENVNVIIVQNIEGKSLILKSS; translated from the coding sequence ATGGAAAAAAAAGAAGAAGCAATACAAGAAATAGAAGAAAAATATGCAATAAATAAAACATTCTTAGAAGAAGTAATATTAGAAAATTTTATGAGTCATGAATATTCCAGAATAATTCTTAAACCTGGATTAAATTTAATTTTAGGACCAAATGGAGCTGGAAAATCTTCTATACTTTTAGGAATATCTGTTGCATTAGGTCAAACCTATACTGAAAGAGGAGAAAGACTTAGTCAATTAATTAGAAGAGGGGCTGAAGCAGCAAGAGTGACTGTTGTTTTAAATAATTCAAAAATCAATGGAAAAAGACCATTTCAAAATATTAATACTGATAAAATTACTATAACAAGATATTTAAAGAAAAGTGGAGATTATTGGCATTTAGTAAATAATAGATATATGGCTAAAGCAGAAGTTGAACATTTATTAAAACAAGCAGGAATTAATCCAGATAATGCTTTAATAATTATGCATCAAAATATGGTTGAACAATTTACTTCAAAATCTGATGAAGAAAAATTATTAATGGTAGAAGATGCTGTCGGTGCAAAAACATTAAGAGAAAGAATAATAGAAGCAGAAAGAAAATTAACAGAATTAGTAAGTGAACAAAAAGCTATAGAAAAAATTCTTGAAGAAGCTAAAATGGCAACAGATTATTGGAGGAATGAATATGAGAAGTTAATGAAGTTGAAGAATTTGCAAAAACAAAGAGAAGAGTTTGAAAGAGAATATGCTTGGTCTATTGTTATAGAATTGGAAAATAATTTAGAAAGAATAGTAAAAAAGATAGAATTATATAAAGAAGATTTAAAAGAAATGAATGAAAAAATAATATTTTTAGAAGAAGAAATTAAAAATGAAAGAAATAATTTCAATTCTTATTTAATTAATTTAAGAGCATTATATTTTAAATTAGCTGAATTAATGAAAAATAATGGGAATGAAAAAGAAAAATTATTGATAGAAATATCCACATGCGAAGAAAAATTAATAAAATCTGTTGATAATTTAATTAATAAAAATACTGAATTAGCCATTACAAAATATAAGAAGAGAGAAATTGAGCATGAGCTTAGAAAAAATGAAAAAAATTATGAAGAAATTAATAAAAATTTAGAAGAGAAAATTATTGAAGCTAATAAAAAAGGAGAAAGAGTAAAAACATTAAGAAAACCAATGGAAATATTTTCAGATATACAGCATGTAAATATAAACATAGCATCTCTTGGAACAGTTAATCAAGAAGCTGAAGAAATGTATATTTTAGCAGATTCAAAATATAGAGAAACAGAATTGAAAGCAAAGGAATTGAATGAAAATATTAAGAAAACTCTTGAAGAAATTGAATATAGAAAAAAAGTATGGAGAGATTTCATTAGAAAATTGGTAGAAAATGTTAATCCTATATTTAATGGAATATTATCTTCAATCGATGCTTCTGGAAAAATAGTTTTAAGAAATTTAGAAGATATCAGAAGTGCAGCTTTAGAAATTTATGTTGGCTTTAAAGGTGCTGAATTAACTTTATTAAATTCTCATACACAAAGTGGAGGAGAAAGAATAGTATCTACAATGGCTTTCCTTCTTTCATTACAAAAATACATGATGTCGCCATTTAGAGCAATAGATGAATTTGATGTCCATCTAGATCCTTTATATAGAGAGAGAATGCTAAAAATGCTACTATCAATTGCATATGAAGACCCTAACACACAATATATAATTATTACTCCAGGTAAAGTGTTTGTTGAAGAAAATGTTAATGTAATAATTGTCCAAAATATAGAAGGGAAATCTCTTATTTTAAAATCTTCATAA